The Flavobacterium praedii genome window below encodes:
- a CDS encoding SDR family oxidoreductase, which produces MQILLTGATGYVGKRLLPILVEQGHDVICCVRDKQRFFCPKEFEKKVKIIEVDFLKKETLENIPNDIDAAYYLIHSMSGSASNYDELEHLSAENFVDRINQTKAKQVIYLSGIVNDKSLSKHLSSRKAVEQVLNTGTFATTTLRAGIIVGSGSASFEIIRDLVQKLPVMVTPKWLNTKCQPIAIADVLDFLTKSLLNPLTYNQSFDIGGPDILTYKEMLLGFAKAIHLKRYIYTIPVMTPKLSSYWLYFVTSTSYKLASALVSSMKVEVICRDNSINTILNSTPMPYEMALSKALVKIDNDTIISSWKDSMISGQFIGNVGDYLKVPKKNCFIDRRKMVIQNRAFTINQIWSIGGETGWYYGDWLWDLRGFIDKLFGGVGSRRGRTNKHDIHAGDALDFWRVLYANKDEGKLILYAEMKLPGEAWLEFKIINNTLYQSATFRPEGIWGKLYWYSVLPFHGFIFKGMLNKLIR; this is translated from the coding sequence ATGCAAATTCTTTTAACAGGTGCAACTGGATATGTAGGCAAGCGACTTTTACCGATTTTGGTCGAACAAGGTCATGACGTTATTTGCTGTGTGCGGGACAAACAGCGTTTTTTTTGTCCAAAAGAATTTGAAAAAAAGGTAAAAATCATCGAAGTTGATTTCTTAAAAAAAGAAACTTTAGAAAATATCCCCAATGACATCGATGCCGCTTATTATTTAATTCATTCGATGTCGGGATCGGCCAGTAATTATGATGAATTAGAACATCTTTCGGCTGAAAATTTTGTTGACAGAATCAATCAGACAAAAGCCAAACAAGTTATTTATTTAAGCGGAATTGTCAACGACAAATCGCTATCCAAACACCTATCGTCCCGAAAAGCAGTAGAACAGGTTTTGAATACTGGAACTTTTGCAACAACTACATTAAGAGCTGGAATTATCGTAGGTTCAGGAAGTGCCTCCTTTGAAATTATTCGGGATTTGGTTCAAAAACTACCGGTAATGGTTACCCCAAAATGGCTGAACACCAAATGCCAACCCATAGCCATTGCCGATGTTTTGGATTTTTTGACAAAATCACTTTTAAACCCATTGACCTACAACCAAAGCTTTGATATCGGTGGGCCCGACATTCTTACTTACAAAGAAATGCTTTTGGGTTTTGCCAAAGCCATCCATCTCAAAAGATATATTTACACCATACCCGTGATGACCCCCAAGTTATCCTCTTACTGGTTGTATTTTGTAACCTCAACCTCCTATAAATTAGCATCTGCATTGGTGAGCAGTATGAAAGTCGAAGTGATTTGCCGAGACAACAGCATCAACACTATTTTGAATAGCACTCCCATGCCTTATGAAATGGCACTTTCCAAAGCCTTGGTAAAAATAGACAATGACACGATAATTTCGAGTTGGAAAGATTCTATGATAAGCGGTCAATTCATAGGGAATGTTGGTGATTATCTCAAAGTGCCCAAGAAAAACTGTTTTATCGACCGAAGAAAAATGGTTATTCAGAACCGAGCTTTTACCATCAACCAGATTTGGTCTATTGGTGGTGAAACGGGCTGGTATTACGGTGATTGGTTGTGGGATTTACGCGGATTCATCGATAAGCTTTTTGGAGGTGTCGGTTCACGTAGAGGGCGTACCAACAAACACGATATTCATGCTGGCGATGCACTAGACTTTTGGCGGGTTTTATACGCCAACAAAGACGAAGGTAAACTCATTCTCTATGCCGAAATGAAACTACCCGGCGAAGCTTGGCTCGAATTCAAAATCATCAACAACACTTTGTATCAATCGGCAACTTTTAGACCCGAAGGCATTTGGGGAAAATTGTATTGGTATTCTGTTTTGCCTTTTCACGGTTTTATTTTCAAAGGAATGCTGAATAAATTGATCCGATAA
- a CDS encoding YceI family protein, producing MKKITLLVLTFIFATATAQEKLTTSKCTISFEASVPLFEAVEAKNETVGCELYPKKSQINFTVNIKEFEFKRDLMKEHFNSNYMESDRYPKATFKGIIEKFDLNIITEQEKDFLIKGKLTIHGQTRLIAVNAKIRKANTGIQITSLFTLNTDDFNIEIPSIVIAKISKKVNTRIDCIVN from the coding sequence ATGAAAAAAATTACTCTATTAGTATTGACTTTTATTTTTGCAACTGCAACTGCTCAAGAAAAATTAACGACTTCTAAATGTACCATCTCTTTTGAAGCATCGGTACCTTTATTTGAAGCTGTCGAAGCCAAAAATGAAACAGTTGGATGTGAATTATATCCTAAAAAATCTCAAATTAACTTCACTGTAAACATAAAAGAATTTGAATTTAAAAGGGATTTAATGAAAGAACATTTTAATAGCAATTATATGGAAAGTGACCGCTATCCAAAGGCCACCTTTAAGGGAATAATTGAAAAATTTGATTTGAATATTATAACCGAACAAGAAAAAGATTTTTTGATAAAAGGAAAACTAACTATCCACGGTCAAACGAGACTGATTGCTGTAAATGCTAAAATAAGAAAAGCAAATACTGGAATACAAATAACCAGTCTATTTACATTGAATACAGACGACTTTAACATCGAAATACCGAGTATTGTAATTGCTAAAATTTCTAAAAAAGTGAATACCCGAATTGATTGTATCGTAAACTAA
- a CDS encoding acyl-CoA thioesterase, with translation MEKRYKTVASSHVSISVLMLPSHTNFSGKIHGGYILSLLDQIAFACGSKFSGNYCVTASVDTVNFLKPIEVGELVTMKASVNYVGKSSMVVGIRVEAENIQTGIKKHCNSSYFTMVSKDNEGNSVPVPGLILSNFEDIKRFCNALKQIALKKEKDLHEEVFNYTSKETMETLKKYNVQINLD, from the coding sequence ATGGAAAAAAGATACAAAACTGTTGCCTCATCCCATGTCAGTATTTCGGTATTAATGCTGCCTTCGCACACCAATTTTAGCGGTAAAATTCATGGTGGATATATTTTATCATTACTGGATCAAATAGCCTTTGCTTGCGGATCCAAATTTTCTGGTAACTACTGCGTAACGGCTTCGGTAGATACTGTTAATTTTCTAAAACCAATTGAAGTAGGCGAATTGGTAACCATGAAAGCCTCCGTTAATTATGTTGGAAAAAGTTCTATGGTTGTTGGTATTCGAGTTGAAGCAGAAAACATTCAAACAGGAATAAAGAAACACTGTAACTCCTCTTATTTTACGATGGTTTCCAAAGATAACGAAGGTAATAGTGTACCTGTTCCTGGCTTAATATTATCAAACTTTGAAGACATAAAACGATTTTGCAATGCTTTAAAACAAATTGCGTTGAAAAAAGAAAAAGACTTGCATGAAGAGGTGTTTAATTACACATCCAAAGAAACCATGGAAACACTTAAAAAATACAATGTACAGATTAATTTAGATTAG
- a CDS encoding SRPBCC family protein yields the protein MKVYKKETVQHVNATLEECWAFFSSPQNLQKITPETMGFQITDFDNQSMYAGQIIQYKVTPLLGIKISWTTEITQVKDKAYFIDEQRFGPYSFWHHKHFFEATPTGVKMTDVVHYALPLGFLGRIMNTLLVKNKLKEIFDYRCVKVDQLFNSK from the coding sequence ATGAAAGTATATAAAAAAGAAACCGTTCAACACGTCAATGCTACTCTTGAGGAATGTTGGGCGTTTTTCTCTAGTCCTCAAAATTTGCAAAAAATTACTCCAGAAACTATGGGATTTCAAATCACTGATTTTGACAATCAATCCATGTATGCCGGACAAATTATCCAATACAAAGTGACCCCACTTTTGGGTATAAAAATAAGTTGGACCACCGAAATCACACAAGTCAAAGACAAAGCGTATTTTATCGATGAACAACGTTTTGGTCCTTATAGTTTTTGGCACCACAAACACTTTTTTGAAGCAACACCAACCGGAGTAAAAATGACCGATGTGGTGCATTATGCATTGCCTTTAGGATTTCTGGGACGCATCATGAATACCTTACTAGTCAAAAACAAACTGAAAGAAATCTTTGATTACCGTTGTGTAAAAGTGGATCAGCTTTTTAATTCAAAATAA
- a CDS encoding TIGR01777 family oxidoreductase, with protein sequence MKKNILITGGTGFIGKELTKLLLDSGYSVSILTRNSKLNTEGISYYIWDVASQKIDEAAVLNADFIIHLAGENIAAKRWTDKRKQEIVESRTQSAQLIGSVLKKHNKKVEAFVSASGIGYYGAINGQGICTENTLPANDFIGSVCQEWEKSADLISNLGIRTVKIRTGLVLGKEDGILNKLNPLFKRGLGSALGSGKQYMPWIHVYDLCMIYLEAIENNKMVGAYNATINDSTTNSKFSKTLSNAFGFKMWLPKVPAFLIRLGMGEMACIVLTGRRVSSDKVKSLGFRFKFKNLTAAIKDCLK encoded by the coding sequence ATGAAAAAGAATATATTAATAACGGGAGGTACTGGTTTTATTGGAAAAGAATTAACTAAATTGTTATTGGATAGCGGTTATTCTGTTTCAATACTTACCAGAAACAGTAAACTAAATACTGAAGGAATTTCTTATTATATTTGGGATGTTGCCTCTCAAAAAATTGATGAAGCTGCTGTACTCAATGCAGATTTTATAATTCATTTGGCGGGAGAGAATATAGCAGCCAAAAGATGGACAGATAAACGCAAGCAAGAAATAGTAGAGAGTAGAACTCAATCTGCTCAATTAATTGGTTCCGTTTTAAAAAAGCATAATAAAAAGGTAGAGGCATTTGTTTCGGCATCTGGAATTGGATATTATGGAGCCATTAATGGGCAAGGTATTTGTACCGAAAACACATTACCTGCCAATGATTTTATAGGTTCAGTTTGTCAAGAATGGGAGAAATCAGCTGATTTGATAAGTAATTTGGGAATTCGAACTGTAAAAATTCGAACTGGTTTAGTTTTGGGTAAAGAGGATGGGATTTTAAATAAATTGAACCCTCTTTTTAAACGTGGTTTAGGAAGTGCATTGGGTAGTGGCAAACAATACATGCCTTGGATTCATGTGTATGATTTGTGTATGATCTATCTTGAAGCTATTGAAAACAACAAAATGGTAGGCGCTTATAATGCCACCATAAATGATAGTACAACTAATTCTAAATTTTCCAAAACATTGTCAAATGCTTTTGGGTTTAAAATGTGGTTGCCAAAAGTCCCTGCTTTTTTGATACGATTGGGAATGGGAGAGATGGCCTGTATTGTTTTGACAGGAAGAAGGGTTTCTTCGGATAAAGTAAAAAGTTTAGGATTTCGATTTAAATTCAAAAATCTTACAGCAGCAATAAAAGATTGTTTAAAATAA
- a CDS encoding DUF2256 domain-containing protein: protein MKKSELPSKICLVCKLPFSWRKKWKKEWDDVKYCSEKCRRNKIISK from the coding sequence TTGAAAAAATCTGAGTTGCCGTCAAAAATTTGTTTGGTATGTAAACTTCCTTTTAGCTGGCGCAAAAAATGGAAAAAAGAATGGGATGACGTAAAATATTGTAGCGAAAAATGCAGGAGAAACAAAATCATTAGCAAATAA
- a CDS encoding ABC1 kinase family protein: MKTIDYIPTSKIERASKLVQTGAKVGVNYLKYYGEKMVNSDLTRDKLNENNAEDIYDGLKSLKGSALKVAQMLSMDKSFLPQAYVEKFSLSQFSVPPLSAPLVLKTFKSNLGKTPYEIFDEFNANSVNAASIGQVHIAMKNGKKLAVKIQYPGVANSISSDLALVKPIAIRMFNLQGKDSDKYFKEVEDKLIEETNYILELDQSREVVAACKKIEHLVFPEYYPEFSSEKIITMDWMTGIHLSEFTAKNENQELGNQLGQALWDFYMYQIHILKKVHADPHPGNFLVNDNHQLVALDFGCMKKIPNDFYIPYFELVDPKILDNPKLFNQKLFELEILRVDDSAEEIVYFTQMFYDLLSLFTQPFQGETFDFSDPEFFGNIAQLGERFSKDTNLRKMNGNRGSKHFIYMNRTFFGLYNLLFDLKANIVVNQYKKYE; this comes from the coding sequence ATGAAAACAATAGATTATATACCAACATCCAAAATCGAAAGAGCTTCAAAACTAGTACAAACAGGTGCCAAAGTAGGCGTGAATTATTTGAAGTATTATGGAGAAAAAATGGTCAATTCTGATTTAACTCGGGATAAACTCAATGAAAATAATGCCGAAGATATTTATGATGGCTTGAAAAGTTTGAAAGGAAGTGCACTCAAAGTAGCCCAAATGCTAAGCATGGACAAAAGTTTCCTACCACAGGCTTACGTTGAGAAATTTTCGCTATCACAGTTTTCAGTTCCACCTCTTTCAGCTCCATTGGTTTTAAAAACTTTCAAATCCAATTTAGGAAAAACACCTTATGAAATTTTTGACGAATTCAATGCCAATTCAGTAAATGCAGCCAGTATTGGTCAAGTGCATATTGCCATGAAAAACGGCAAAAAACTGGCGGTTAAAATTCAATATCCTGGTGTTGCCAATAGTATTTCTTCGGATTTGGCTTTGGTAAAACCCATTGCCATCCGAATGTTTAATCTGCAAGGAAAAGACTCTGATAAGTATTTTAAAGAAGTGGAAGACAAGTTGATTGAAGAAACCAATTACATACTCGAACTCGACCAAAGTCGTGAAGTGGTTGCTGCTTGCAAAAAAATTGAGCATTTAGTTTTCCCGGAGTATTACCCTGAATTCTCCTCCGAAAAAATCATTACAATGGACTGGATGACTGGAATTCATCTTTCTGAATTTACAGCCAAAAACGAAAATCAAGAATTGGGAAACCAACTAGGACAAGCGTTATGGGATTTTTACATGTATCAAATTCATATTTTGAAAAAAGTACATGCTGACCCGCATCCCGGTAATTTTTTGGTTAACGATAATCATCAATTGGTAGCTTTGGATTTTGGTTGTATGAAGAAGATTCCAAATGATTTTTATATACCGTATTTCGAATTGGTAGATCCAAAAATACTCGACAATCCAAAATTATTCAATCAGAAACTTTTTGAATTAGAAATTTTAAGAGTTGATGATTCTGCAGAAGAAATTGTCTATTTCACCCAAATGTTTTATGATCTATTGTCTCTTTTCACCCAGCCTTTTCAGGGAGAAACCTTTGATTTTTCGGATCCGGAATTTTTTGGAAATATTGCCCAACTCGGAGAACGATTTTCAAAAGATACCAACTTAAGAAAAATGAATGGCAATAGAGGTTCCAAACATTTTATTTACATGAATCGTACGTTTTTTGGACTGTACAATTTGTTATTTGATTTAAAAGCCAACATCGTGGTGAATCAATATAAAAAATACGAATAA
- a CDS encoding TetR family transcriptional regulator C-terminal domain-containing protein, which translates to MATKKSPLSKDQIVSMYMNYTLEHNEKPKSVFHFSKVNGFTEAEFYTFFGTLESIEKEIFNVFFDKTIELLQKDDNYESYDMKTKLLSFYFTFFELITANRSYVLMTLKQHQNQLKNLMILTEFRNKFKDYISEIITDDFRIKIEKLQQYQEKVLTESFWVQFLLTLKFWMEDSSPSFEKTDIYIEKSVKVSFELIDITPIDSLLDFGKFIFKEKINNK; encoded by the coding sequence ATGGCAACTAAAAAATCCCCTTTATCCAAAGATCAAATTGTGTCCATGTATATGAACTATACATTAGAACATAATGAAAAACCGAAATCTGTATTTCATTTTTCTAAAGTGAATGGTTTTACAGAAGCTGAATTCTATACTTTTTTTGGTACGCTGGAAAGTATTGAAAAAGAAATATTTAATGTATTCTTTGATAAAACAATCGAGTTGTTGCAGAAAGACGATAATTACGAAAGTTACGACATGAAAACCAAACTCTTGAGTTTTTACTTTACTTTCTTCGAATTAATCACTGCTAATAGAAGCTATGTATTGATGACTTTGAAACAGCATCAAAATCAACTAAAAAACCTGATGATCTTAACTGAGTTTAGAAATAAATTCAAAGATTACATCTCGGAAATAATTACAGATGATTTTCGTATAAAAATTGAAAAATTGCAGCAATACCAAGAAAAAGTATTAACCGAATCGTTTTGGGTTCAATTTTTATTAACCTTAAAATTTTGGATGGAAGATTCTTCCCCTTCATTTGAAAAAACGGATATCTATATCGAAAAATCGGTAAAAGTTTCCTTCGAATTAATAGACATTACACCAATTGACAGCTTACTAGATTTTGGAAAATTCATTTTCAAAGAAAAAATAAACAACAAATAA
- a CDS encoding cryptochrome/photolyase family protein: protein MSKQQVSIFWFRRDLRLEDNVALYHALQSKYPVIPLFIFDTDILSSLPKKDARVGFIFDSLQKINTQLNAFGSSLLIKNGTTKAVWESLFDEFDILEVFYNKDYEPYAIKRDLAIDALAKANNALCFSFKDQVVFEELEITKADGLPYTIYTPYKNKWLEKYKTMAPLVEYDTQSYCSNFLKSNFDFPTLEQIGFEESDIKVVPYNLKQISNYHETRDFPAIDSTSYLSPHLRFGTVSIRKLVNWAVRKNDVFLSELIWREFFMQILFSFPKVVSHNFKSAYDGIQWRNNEEDFKRWCTGTTGYPMVDAGMRQLNATGYMHNRVRMVVASFLCKHLLINWQWGEAYFAEKLLDYDLSANVGNWQWAAGTGCDAAPYFRVFNPDIQLKKFDEKGIYIRKWIPEFDLGYGQPMVEHTFGRDRAIATYKAGILK, encoded by the coding sequence ATGTCAAAACAACAAGTATCCATTTTTTGGTTCCGACGCGATTTGCGTCTCGAGGATAATGTGGCATTGTATCATGCATTGCAATCCAAATATCCTGTAATTCCGTTATTTATTTTCGACACTGATATTTTGAGTAGCTTGCCCAAAAAGGATGCTCGAGTTGGTTTTATATTTGATTCGCTTCAAAAAATAAACACTCAACTTAATGCTTTTGGGAGTTCACTTTTAATCAAAAACGGAACTACAAAAGCGGTTTGGGAATCTCTTTTTGATGAATTTGACATTTTGGAAGTTTTCTACAATAAAGATTATGAACCCTATGCAATAAAGAGAGATTTGGCAATTGATGCATTGGCAAAAGCAAATAATGCGCTGTGTTTTTCTTTCAAAGACCAAGTGGTTTTTGAAGAACTCGAGATCACCAAAGCAGATGGTTTGCCGTATACCATTTATACGCCTTACAAAAATAAATGGTTGGAAAAATACAAAACCATGGCTCCGCTTGTGGAATACGATACTCAAAGTTATTGCTCTAATTTCCTGAAAAGCAATTTTGATTTCCCCACTTTAGAACAAATTGGTTTTGAGGAAAGTGATATAAAAGTAGTTCCCTATAATCTCAAACAAATAAGTAATTACCACGAAACCAGAGATTTTCCAGCAATAGACAGTACTTCGTATTTGTCACCCCATTTGCGTTTTGGTACGGTAAGTATCCGAAAATTAGTGAATTGGGCAGTTCGGAAAAATGATGTTTTTTTGAGTGAATTGATTTGGCGGGAATTTTTTATGCAAATTCTGTTCAGCTTTCCCAAAGTCGTCAGCCATAATTTCAAATCGGCTTATGATGGGATCCAGTGGCGCAACAACGAAGAAGATTTCAAACGCTGGTGTACGGGAACCACAGGTTATCCGATGGTCGATGCAGGAATGCGTCAGCTTAACGCAACGGGCTATATGCACAATAGAGTGCGCATGGTCGTGGCGAGTTTTTTGTGCAAACATTTATTGATCAATTGGCAGTGGGGCGAAGCCTATTTTGCCGAAAAGTTATTGGATTATGATTTGTCTGCCAATGTGGGCAACTGGCAATGGGCAGCAGGAACGGGTTGTGATGCAGCGCCTTATTTCAGGGTTTTTAATCCCGATATCCAACTCAAGAAATTTGACGAAAAAGGAATTTACATCCGAAAATGGATTCCTGAATTTGATTTGGGTTACGGACAGCCAATGGTAGAACATACCTTTGGTAGAGACCGAGCTATTGCTACTTATAAAGCGGGAATTTTGAAGTGA
- a CDS encoding SDR family NAD(P)-dependent oxidoreductase gives MRNIVIIGGSKGIGSAILLQQLQNNIVYNISRTAPDITHPNLIHYPISILEDDLPEIETVDVLIYCPGSITLKPILSLNLDDFRNDFEINVIGAVKAIQKYLPALKNGNNPSIVLFSTVAAKLGMPFHASIATAKAGIEGLVKSLGAELASVVRVNAIAPTITETSLSANILRNDRMKENMMERHPMKSYLKPNEVAEMANYLISENAKSISGQVFEMDYGIVSFKL, from the coding sequence ATGCGAAACATAGTAATCATTGGCGGAAGCAAAGGAATTGGAAGTGCTATCCTATTGCAACAATTGCAAAACAATATTGTGTATAACATCAGTCGAACGGCTCCTGACATCACACACCCCAACTTAATTCATTACCCCATTTCGATTCTTGAAGACGATTTACCTGAAATCGAAACCGTGGATGTTCTTATTTATTGTCCGGGTTCCATTACACTAAAACCTATTTTGAGTTTGAATCTGGACGATTTTAGAAATGATTTTGAAATTAACGTAATTGGTGCTGTAAAAGCGATTCAGAAATATTTACCCGCCCTAAAAAATGGAAACAATCCTTCGATCGTATTATTTAGTACCGTTGCGGCCAAATTGGGAATGCCTTTTCACGCCAGTATCGCTACCGCAAAAGCAGGAATCGAAGGATTGGTAAAATCACTCGGTGCCGAATTGGCCTCGGTGGTTCGAGTTAATGCCATTGCTCCTACTATTACCGAAACTTCGCTTTCGGCCAATATCCTTAGAAACGACCGCATGAAAGAAAACATGATGGAACGCCACCCTATGAAAAGTTACTTAAAGCCCAATGAAGTGGCCGAAATGGCGAATTACTTAATCTCCGAAAATGCCAAATCCATTTCAGGACAAGTTTTTGAAATGGATTATGGAATCGTAAGTTTTAAATTATAA
- a CDS encoding cryptochrome/deoxyribodipyrimidine photo-lyase family protein, with translation MSTTKSHINIVWFKRDLRLQDNEAVFNALQSKTPSLLLYVFENSLQKDGHYSERHWNFIKQSIQDINQQLLPFNTKILSVSGEVISIINSIQEIYKIDTVFSHQETGIKITYERDKSFKRFCKNNFIQWKENTNNGIFRALENRKNWVKLWEDYMNSKQFSFEATSQNFLPLENIQILENSFETVPLETIPNTIFQKGGSIMANKYLESFFANRYLDYNRNISKPLLARKSCSRLSPYIAWGNLSSRQVLQQAANFRFICTDKKQIDSFVSRLTWQAHFIQKFEMEEVMEFESVNKGYHTLKKKINDTFIDAWKMGQTGFPIIDACMRCLNETGYLNFRMRAMVVSFFTHNLWQPWQEATQHLSQMFLDFEPGIHFPQLQMQAGETGINMLRIYNPLKNSLEHDPNAEFIKKWVPELRELPIPFAHNPSKMTFLDQKFCNFDLGVDYPKPIVNIDRTRKHASDFLWDMKKNPLVKEENNRILKLHTMTDVGDSD, from the coding sequence ATGAGCACTACTAAAAGTCATATCAATATCGTTTGGTTCAAAAGAGATCTTCGTTTGCAAGACAACGAAGCTGTATTTAATGCCCTTCAGTCCAAAACACCGTCCTTATTATTGTATGTTTTTGAAAATTCATTACAAAAGGATGGCCATTATAGCGAGAGACATTGGAACTTTATCAAACAATCCATTCAAGACATCAACCAACAATTGCTGCCATTTAACACAAAAATCCTAAGCGTTTCAGGAGAAGTAATTTCAATTATCAATTCAATACAAGAAATTTATAAAATTGACACTGTATTTTCTCATCAGGAAACAGGTATCAAAATTACTTATGAAAGAGACAAATCGTTTAAACGCTTTTGCAAAAATAATTTCATCCAATGGAAAGAAAATACCAACAATGGCATTTTTAGAGCTTTAGAAAATAGAAAAAACTGGGTAAAACTTTGGGAAGATTATATGAATTCCAAACAATTTTCTTTTGAAGCGACTTCCCAAAATTTCTTGCCTCTTGAGAACATTCAAATTTTAGAAAATAGTTTTGAAACCGTTCCATTGGAAACCATTCCAAATACTATTTTTCAAAAAGGAGGAAGTATTATGGCAAACAAATATTTAGAAAGTTTTTTTGCCAATCGGTATTTGGATTACAACCGTAACATTTCGAAACCATTGTTAGCCCGAAAAAGTTGCAGCCGTTTATCTCCTTATATTGCTTGGGGCAATTTATCATCAAGGCAAGTATTGCAACAAGCCGCCAATTTTCGATTCATCTGTACAGACAAAAAACAAATCGACTCCTTTGTCTCCAGATTAACCTGGCAAGCCCATTTTATACAAAAATTTGAAATGGAAGAAGTTATGGAATTTGAAAGCGTAAACAAAGGCTATCATACTTTAAAAAAGAAAATAAATGATACCTTTATTGATGCTTGGAAAATGGGGCAAACAGGTTTCCCAATAATAGATGCTTGTATGCGATGCTTGAACGAAACGGGGTATTTGAATTTTAGAATGCGTGCTATGGTCGTTTCCTTTTTTACCCATAATCTTTGGCAACCATGGCAAGAAGCCACCCAACATTTATCCCAAATGTTTTTGGATTTTGAACCTGGGATTCATTTTCCGCAATTGCAAATGCAAGCAGGAGAAACTGGAATCAATATGTTGCGCATCTACAATCCCTTAAAAAATAGTTTAGAACACGATCCTAATGCAGAATTTATAAAAAAATGGGTTCCGGAATTAAGAGAACTTCCTATTCCTTTTGCACACAATCCATCAAAAATGACTTTTTTAGACCAAAAGTTTTGCAATTTTGATTTAGGTGTAGATTATCCAAAACCCATCGTTAATATTGACAGAACTCGAAAACACGCTAGTGATTTTTTGTGGGACATGAAAAAAAATCCTCTTGTGAAAGAAGAAAACAATAGGATTTTAAAACTACATACCATGACCGATGTAGGTGATAGTGATTAA
- a CDS encoding TIGR03643 family protein, which yields MNSKNNLTTTEIDRIIEMAWEDRTTFDAILIQFGLKEQEVINLMRTEMKPSSFKMWRERVQGRKTKHEKLRNFQEGRFKCSRQRQINGNKIAKR from the coding sequence ATGAATTCTAAAAATAACTTAACCACAACAGAAATAGACCGAATCATAGAAATGGCTTGGGAGGACCGAACCACTTTTGACGCAATTTTGATCCAATTTGGTTTAAAAGAACAAGAAGTCATCAACCTCATGCGTACCGAAATGAAGCCCTCCAGTTTCAAAATGTGGCGCGAACGCGTGCAAGGCCGAAAAACAAAACACGAGAAATTAAGAAACTTTCAAGAAGGTCGCTTCAAATGTTCGAGACAAAGACAAATTAATGGCAATAAAATAGCAAAAAGATAA
- a CDS encoding sterol desaturase family protein — protein sequence MISFLIFLSVFLFMECVTWLTHKYIMHGLMWYFHEDHHQPKYAHTFERNDIFFVIFALPSIILFYFGVQGGMNYLFFIALGITTYGFCYFMIHDVLIHQRFKWFKNTNNKYLIGLRKAHKIHHKHLGKEHGECFGMLFVPFKYYKM from the coding sequence ATGATATCTTTTTTAATTTTTTTAAGCGTTTTTTTATTCATGGAATGTGTTACTTGGCTCACGCATAAGTACATTATGCATGGGCTCATGTGGTATTTTCACGAAGACCATCACCAACCCAAATATGCTCATACATTCGAACGGAATGACATATTTTTTGTGATTTTTGCCCTTCCAAGTATCATTCTTTTCTATTTTGGAGTGCAAGGCGGCATGAATTATCTTTTTTTTATCGCCCTCGGTATCACCACGTATGGATTTTGCTATTTTATGATTCACGATGTATTGATTCACCAACGATTCAAATGGTTCAAAAACACCAATAACAAGTATTTAATAGGCCTACGTAAAGCCCACAAAATACACCACAAACACCTCGGAAAAGAGCATGGCGAATGTTTCGGAATGTTATTTGTGCCCTTCAAATACTATAAAATGTAA